A segment of the Centropristis striata isolate RG_2023a ecotype Rhode Island chromosome 15, C.striata_1.0, whole genome shotgun sequence genome:
TGCTCCTGAATAATAATGCAGTGGTGAGTTTTGTGCCCTAATGATTGGGGGTCCTGGACCAGGGAAAAGCTCTTCTCCAAAATGTTCGAGGTCCTCGATCCCCCAGGCAGAGAAGCCTCTGTCAGACGTAGGCTGACTCACTAGACTGGGTCCTGCCCAGGTTTGGGGCCTGGGACAGGTGTGAAACATCCTTCTTGCGCACTTCACAGATGGACTTCCTCCGGGCCTGCACCCCTCGCATGGCCGTCTTTATCTTCCTCCAGCCCAGGTGGTTGAGCTCAGCCAGGTTGAGCAGCACACATATGCCGCTCACGGCAAACATAAAGACCAGAAACACGGTCTTTTCTGTAGGACGAGACACGTAACACTCCACCTCCTTCACACACGGGTAGCGATCGCACTCAAACATCCCTGGCACGTTGAAGCCATACAGGAAGTACTGGCCCGCCAAGAAGCCGATCTCCAGCGCGTTGCGGAACACCACCTGGATGACGTAGAAACGGGAGATGCCTTCCTGTCGCCGCACTTTGGAACTCTTGTGTGTTTGAGGGAGCCCCCGGGGGCCGTTGGGGATCTCCTTGACTTCCAGGCAGTCGTGTTCCTCCTTGCTGCTGTCGGGGTGCACCAGGATGCCGTTGATGTTGCGAGAGTGAAGCTTGCGAGCGTGGTGGTCGTGATGGCGGCCGTGGTGACCGTGACCGTGATGGTCCATGTAAGGATGCAGGAGAGAGTAGCTTCGGTCCCGCGCTTTGGCAGACTGgtggacagaatatgtgatgAAGCACAAGCTGGGCGTGCACACCAGGATGATCTGAAAGACCCAGTAGCGGATGTGTGAGATGGGGAAGGCCTTGTCGTAGCAGGCCTGGTTGCAGCCGGGCTGCATGGTGTTGCAGATGAACATGATTTGCTCATCCTCGTACACCTTCTCCCCCACTATGCCGACTATAAGGATACGGAAAATCACCACCACTGTCAGCAAGatcctgcagagagacagaaggaggaggaaagggcaggaaggggagggggtgaaagagagacagataaTGTCAGTTAGTGAGGAACAAATGCATTCAGGAGATTCAGGAAATATCTGTTTAAAGTTGATTggttaaagaataaaaactgaTTTGATCACTTTGCACCCTAAAACCATTGCAGAgcaacagaaagaaaacagatcTCTTTGccagtgtttgtgtgcgtgtgtgtgtgtgcatcggTAGGTTcatgcatcagtgtgtgtgtgtgtgtgtgtgtgtgtgtttgcatgtgtaatCACTCAGCTGCTGTGACAAACAACACCGTAGGATGGTAGAGTTGTGCTCTAGATAGCATGCACACATGAACAATCATAAGAGACTAACAACAGGAGGTCGTCGGAAGATAAAGGTGATTTCACACTTATCTTCACTGTGGAGCTGAAACGGAAcaacagtcagtgtgtgtgtggctgcacaCTTATGCTTTAACAGTGACTGCTATGCTCATTTAGGGAACAGtgttgagaaatacatttttagcattttttcgaTACATCGTATTCTATTACAAATATCGTCATTGTTGCAAAGCTGCcttacaaaatatttattttttcagtggcCTGAAACCTGAAACAGAGCAAGCAAGCACAaccttatttatattatattatattatgcatGGCACATTTCAATCCCTAAATGTGCTGTACAACACATGAGCTTTTACAGAAGAGGCAGCCATGTGTATAGTGTTAAGACAAAACATCAAAGTGAAATTTGAATAATTAAGTTTAGAAGAATTCAGACATATGACTTAAACTAAACCACAAtcatattgatacatttttgaaatttttgaatgttttttatttatttttattttttaatctatattatttcatttgtaatattattttattcatgtattatttttattttccccttACTCACTTATAtgtgttcattaaaatattaatttataatgcattttggtaacactttacaataaccataatttatagatggtaaatagaccatttataaatggtaaacagatagcttattaatgtttaatcatcatttataaaccgtatataggccatttagaatggtaaatagaaaatgtattaatgttgaactatacattttttttaatagatggtatattaatgtaaattgatattTACTtcaccataaacaaacaattacattatattattagtttattaatagttttgcactcattataacatttttaacaccatattaagtatgtaaattatttcaaaattattcttatacctttaagaaattgttagaaaacatttaaagaataaatatgtatagaattttgtaaatggttaataattggtttataaaccatctataaacattacttagttggttattgtaaagtgttacctgcatttttttagaataataataatcttgttCCTTCTTGTAAAAGACAAGAGTtgcaaaaaatagaaataataataattatgaacaGCAGACCAGACTACTGAAAGGCACAGctaaaaaaactgtgttttccgTTTAGTCTTGGAGGCAGCGTCTCTATTCCCAGAGTCTTAGTTTGAGTCCTGGTTATTAGCAGCAGAGTGCTGAACCATACAGGTGGCATCTTCTAAAATCTTCCCATTGAGCCTCATTAGTGCTTCACTGCAGTGCCAGAGATGTGTGTCCAGGGGCTGGAGCATCCAGAGAACAGTGTGGCTGCTTTTCAAGGCCTCTGAGAGACTGGTGTGCTGTGTGCTGTTATCTTCTGGTGTCGATCCAGCCTGAGCACTGCGGAGGAGGACTGGGGCTTTAGGGCTGCACTGTCAGCTCTTTCTAATGAGCGAGGAAAGCCTGCACATCATGGGGCTCCCTGGTATTTATGCCACAATGCAGTGGATGTGCATGCTCCCTGCGTGGAGGAGCCAATTACCTCGAACACACTCGTTTCCCAGCATAAGAAGTCACCCGAGGCAACTGGAGGGACGGAGATAGATGGGAGGTGGCCCCAGGTGGGTGAGAACAAGCGGGGTAAATGTCAGCTACATGTGACAACAGCCTTTTAATTCATCTtgcattttaaatgtgcacatgaaaagttgaacctggtctcacagaaatccgtgaaatagccacggatttcgcttaactcaaaatccgtggaatagccacggaatccctcaaatttccgtgaaactgacacggatttcgctacaatgcaagttaatgacagtcatatcccgtggctattccatggatatttgttcctattggtttgttccaagtcacgtgactttcaaggtcccggcggtcagaacgaaaaacatggcggacagttctctcatttttagtgaaaaatcaatattttgacttagtttctgcataaaaatggattttgatcacatttctagcgagaaatatatgttttattttctaaatcttcactcagtgaatgtacataatcactttgtatgttggaacagccacgggatatgactgtcattaacttgcattgtagcgaaatccgtgtcagtttcacggaaatttgagcgattccgtggctattccacggatttctgtgagaccatgttggaaaaGTTCATATTGTCTATAGTGTATCATTGAATCAGGCCTCAGACACCTGCTTTCTATGGTTCCTAAGGTGAGGATTTGTTTCCACAGAGAGAAGAGGGGTGTAGACTCGATATGGAAGAAAAACTCTCTGTAAATTGTGACAAATGTCGATTGAGGAGACAGCTCGTGAGAGGTATCAGAGGAACACGTGTGAGCGCGAAACAGACTGAAAATAGAGCATCGCTCCGCTGCAGGACTGTTCCCGCTGCTCCACCTGCAAGAGCATGCCTGTGtgggtttatttttttgtgtgtatgtgtgagaaagacagacatgaggacacagagacaaagaggggAGAGTCAGCCATGTGTGTGCAAAATGGCAAACATGTCCGGTCGTCAGCGCTCTGAGCAGCTGTGAGCAAACACGCTACACTGAGTCTCAGTGTGTTTGGAAGCACAACAGAATAAAGCTTCTCTGCACCTTTTGGTCCACTGGAGGTTAAATGCAGGTCGTGTATGTAATTTACACTCTTTCAGTGGTCCTGTGCTGCTGTGAGCTCCATGTTTCTGTCTTCACTGCTTGTTTGACAGCAGTGGGTTAcatatggaagtaaatctgtgtcatcggagtttgaaataaaaaagacgttgaatttctagcactgaatatttctgcattgaaattatgtatctgaatgtttttcagcgttaaaattcaaccgcaaaaaattcaacctcaaaaaattcaaccgcaaaaaattcaaccgcaaaaaattcaacctaaaaATTTGCGTttcaattttttgaggttgaattttttgcggttgaatttctAGCctatgcattgaaattatgtatctgaatgtttttcaacgttaaaaattcaacctcaaaaaattcaaccgcaaaaaattcaaccgcaaaaaattcaaacgCTAATttttaggttgaattttttgcggttgaattttttgaggttgaattttttaaggttgaaaaacattcagatacataatttcaatgcataaatattcagtgctagaaattcaacgtcttttttatttcaaactccgatgacacagatttacttccatagtTACACTGAAGGGCTCACACTGACGGTTCTCTGCACCACGAGGACTCATTGACTCATTCTGCTTGCTGAGATAGAAACCTGTGATCGACACTGCTTATTTACTTGCAAACATTTGTTCATATAATGAAGGAAGGAGCTCATGTTCAGCATCAGTGTGAGAGTCTGCAGCTCAGGATGTGGATTTAAAGCGAACAGCTTCACCGTCTCTTTCTATTCAAGGTCTGCTTCTTCTCGTGACTCTGATAATTACTACATCATAATAGCATTAACTAAATGTCACTAAGTCTGCCTGCTATCCACATCTCTGTTCAGTGACTCGAGCTCACAGAGTAGACAGGTCTTTCGGGGTATAAATGTCCACTAAAATAGTCAAATTTCTCTCAAATATGCTTTATAATTTAGACCTTACTGGTGgtttgtattcattttatttacaggGAATTTctgcaaatataaatatatacaacacCTCTGTGTAAGCAGTTTGCAATCCACTGGAAACAAGCCTGCCTATCCCCATACTGCACATCAGTAGTGGACAAACAAAGGACTTAGACCACTATTTGTGTCCCGTTTGAAACAAAAAGTGCTTGTCATAAGGGATTTTCTAAATGAACACAGTCAATGTCTCCTAAATATAACTAGTTGGTGTAAAGTTATCCCTCTGCATGTCagatcacatgacttcttcatgacgtcacaacttAAAAATGAAGCAGCGTGTTTTCAGCTTCCTTATAAAGTATtgacttgaaactccatgccattTTGGCAGCGTAAAACTGGAGGTaaggtgaaatatatttagaataaaaatatagatatatagaatATGTTCTTCTCATTTTACCTCTAATATTTTATATTCGTAACCAACATGTAACATTTTTATTGAGCAGAATGTTGATCCTGTAAGTCAAAGTAAAAagataattatcaggtcatataggtgaagttgtgttgaaaaaatatgataccaacatggcattgtaaaaaatttttaaagtggtatatacaggtggaatgaaaaggattcaaaaacggacaaaatagcccaaaaatcCAAAGGGTTGACTAAAAGTTTtgctgcctaaacctaaccaagtagtccCGTGTCCCAACATTAACCAGGGGTTTAAAACTGCGTTCACAGagcagtcatttttttgtaagatATCATAAGAACATATATTTTCAGATCTGTAAACCATAGATGAGAATAAACTGATGTGCTGCAGGTCCATTTCACGCCAGCTGActactgcagctttgttcacCTTAACAGTCAGACTTCCTTAAATGTTATAGAGAAAACTTTCCTTAAGTACCGTACTGCAGATATTCCATCTTCACTTGTTTGTCCAGCGGATTTACGtcgttaaaaaaaatccaagacAGTGCAAATATTGAGTGTtgtgctgtgctgtgtgtgtttgtgtctccatgtgtgtgtgtgtgtgtgtgtactccaCTGCTGGATAACAGGATAATCAGCACGGGGCAGATTGCTGCATTAGCAGAAAGCAGTGGACGAAGGTTATCTGCAAACATCAGTGTTTTAAGTCCTGCGGAGGAACGAGCCAATACTGTACGTCAGGGCCGATTGGGACAGGACAGCCTGAACCTGCAGAATATTCAATAACCACCATTAATGATGGAAAAGATTTTTTGGGGGCAGAATATCAAAATAAGGCCACCGGCTGCGTCAAAGAGGAAAAAGactaaagcatggaaacaatcaaatacaccaaaattaagagcatgggtattaacagcagaacaaagtttagagatggaaagactaacttttagaaatagggaacaaatacatatttggaacaagttatactgtaaagaaaggctggtaaaaacagtggaaatatttaatcaaattaaggagatgaactaaatggtccccacaccaacactaacactaacacatgcacacacacacacacacagattcatgaacacgcatacatgcaccaccgcttattttttcattatattattaccttttttttttattaaattagttttgttgtttatttcttttcttagagatcctcatttggggaataccagtttgccttgtatatatgtttgtctgtttaccctattattattattattattattattgttatttactttgtgaatatataccttgaaaaaaggggggaaaaatgcaaggtacaatattgtaaagaaaactaaatgactcattatgtttgtgaaagtaagaagccttgcaataaagtattaaaaaaaaaaaaaaagaggaaaaagacacTACAATGCTGCCTGAAACCAAAAGCTCCTTAAATGGCCGTTAAATGATCTCCCACATCAGTCACCACTCATTTAGTCGCCTTCAGCTAACACTCATCATGGCGTTTTTTTTGGAGACTTTTTAAATCCCTGACACTCTGCCAGAGATTTAATAAGATTTGGAGTAAAATTAATCTGTATCCCTGGATTGGGCTCAGTTATTTTTGAATTCTCACAGTGAAAACGATCAGCAGACGAGCGACCAGCGAGGAGGAACTGAAGATGAAGATGCTCCTCTCCTGTGTCGCTTTAGCTGACTGACCTGTGAGATTGTGTGTATAGTGTAATGGTAGCTGCTCTCTTTAGCTGGTGTGTCGGCTGGACATGCAGGCTGTGTCTTTCCCAGAGGCTttcacgcacacaaacacacacatacacacacacacacacacacacacgaacacacacacaaacacacacatacgttcATTCATACAGCAGCTGCTGATGCCGGCCTCCGGGGACGACAATTGCCTCTAGCCCAGCAGCAGAtgcattgacacacacacacacacacacacacacacacacacacacacacacacacacacacatacacacattgtgAATATAAATTACCCTTTACTGTATATGAGTCAACACATATATGTCTGCACATATGCTGTGCAGTAtgtacttaaccctcctgtcgtccttccgggtccttccaatctgttttgactattccttctttcctccctcctcctgccttcctctcttctttcctccttccttctttcctccctcctctatcctccttccttatttccttccctcgcccctcctttctttctttccttcctttcctccctccttcccttcttttctttcctccttccgctatctcctttcctttctctcttccttcctccctcctgatttcctctcctttcctccttccttccttccttctttcaaccctcccgcctccatcccttcctctatcctccttccttcttcccttccctcgcccccctttccttccctcctttctttccttcctccttcctttctgccctctttccttccttcctccctcctttctgccctctttccttcctgcctccctccttttctccctccttccttctttattttttccttcctttcttctcctcctcccctttctttcctccatcctccttcctttctctctcctttccattctttctccttttcctcctctcttctttccttactccatccttctttctttccttccttctttcctccatccttttttacttccctttgcatccttccctcttcttccttcctcgacccgaggacaacaggagggttaatgtcTGACAGTTCTCTGAAGGACTGGCTAAGTGCAGCATTATCTGCAGAGAGTAAAAATATTCTCCCCGCCCGTACGCTCTCAATAATAAGCTCCACTGATTGCTGATGGCAGCACATAATGAATAAAGACCTTACCAGGCATAGAAATTAGGCAGCTTAATTATCAGAGTGCAGACATTTCTTTCCTCCCGCCCCTCATCCAATGTTCCTCTATCAAActgttttaatagttttaggTCTTGCCCACTTATCAGGCAGACGTGTATGACCGCCTGAGGTGCTGTGACCAATACAGTAATATAAAGCTAAACTTGTGTGGCGGCTCACTTACTTCTGGCCTcttatttaaacctctgaaccccaacaagctgtttcagggcatttttttttagctcttgctacattttactcactgtggccttgtatttcactgcaatatataaaatatagaagtcctgcagctctatggaatcagcacagtcaTGACTACAAGCTGgaacaacttaaaaaatgtcttctcTGCAGAATAACACGGttgtaatgacataaatcatgaacaaaagaaaaatacaggTTGAATTTCTTCTGATTCTCTGAAATAGTTGAATAATTTAcacatacaacacttttccaagtgcccacaagtgtcaaaaaaacaacaacctgggtctccacatgctatacataatgaactatttgcatttttacagcctctcctgtcctctcctctctgctctgtgtaaacagattttcagtgaatatttgtcacgtctcaacagaatcaatcatggcttcacagtgtcgctgaggagcagaatttaatatttttaacaggatctacatgtagaataaagtgattttgacagaaatctcacaattttaagcttcattttggtttctttttctaAGGGATACTTTCGTAActtatggtgcattcaaggacTGACAGAAAGGTCACATTacgacaataatgcctgtttttacagtttctttctatgataaatggtgtgtTTTTGGCGACCGTTTAAAGAAATCACATGTTAATTACAACCAGCAACATTTTACGGAGAGtacaaattgttttaaaaaatagaccTCTTCTATACTTGTGATTCTACACAACAATCATAAAAGCCTTTTCAAACTGTGAATTTCAGAAATGTAATTATCTCACTTGCTCGTTTAACAACTGTGAAAGAAATGACTTCCAGCTGTTGGAAGGTTAATTTGGGGAGACGTGACAGATTACTGCGTCAATAGCTGGGATAGATATGAACAGGTTTTGagttatgataattattaaaataataaagagaAGGCTTTTGTATgacaaacaaaatgtgcaaacatACAAGAAGAGAGGTGAAAAGAACACAATGTAACATTTATAAGAgataaaagattaaatatgcatataaaatatatatatatatatatattaaatattaaatatatattaaatattagatatatattaaatgtgttaattatTGTGAGCACACAACCACAATGCAAATATgtactgacaaaaaaatgtaaaataaataactataaataaataataaatataataaattatataaaaatattatgaaGTGATGCttcacaataatttaaaaaaatggcctaaaatctacttttattttctcctttgttGAAGAAGAGACACACAGCTGGAGGATTTCGTGTCTGAAGAAATTCCGCACACACAACTTTTCTATTAACTCAGTGCACAGCTTAACCATgcgtggtgatgatgtcagaggACGCCAGATGCAGCCTCCTTTCATCTCATTTGTCTTTATTCCATCTGAAATTACCCTTTCATCTAAAATTACCCTTTCATCTCAACTCTCGCTAAGGGATGCAAACATTAAGCGTTGGGTATTTTCTCCAAAATAACTTGAAAGTTCAAAAAAACCTTCAAATAAACAGTATCAGCATTTCCCATTTTGCTGATTGCATCAATATGCATTTTCAGGATAATCCATAAATCACGTTGCAGCTTTTCAGGATTCAGAGCGATGACAGGAACATGACAAACACATTACAAATAAAAGCAGAGGATGGCTTTTATTCCAGTATTAGACATACTGAAAGGTTCTGTACAGACAACACAAAATGtaccatgtgtgtgtttttttaatggatgaCTCAGCTTCAAACAgaagatcattttatttttcagtgggACACAGAGCAGATTAGACTTATTTTCACTCAGCCCACTCATTCAAGTCTGTAACCTAATTTAGCTCAATATGATGCTGTGTCTTCATTTAAACTTGGGAAACTTGTGGAAATTTTGTGGAAAAGTATAATTATACTGTAGGTGGATATTAACACTTTGAATCCCTCCATCAttgaaatgtatctttttatttgaaatatcaccaaaaatacattgtttatcTTAGAAAGAAATTGAATGCACCataggttacgaaagtttccctttaaaaagaaaccaaaacaaagcttgatttgtgatatttctgtcaaaatcactttattctgcaCGTCTCATTTAAACCCatcccaaaaataaactgttatcaTAATAATGATCATAACTGGAAACCTGTTCATATCTATCCCAGCTATTGAGGCAGTAATCTGTCACGTCTCCCCAAATTAACCTTCTCTGTTTCCTCCTTTATTCCTGCAAAAACAGCTGGAAGTAATTTCTTTCACAGTTGTTAAACGAGCAAGTGAGATAATTACATTTCTGAAATTCACAGTTTGAAAAGGCTTTTATGATTGTTGTGTAGAATCACAAGTATAGAAGAggtctattttttaaaacaatttgtaCTCTCCAAAGTCGCCAAAAacacaccatttatcatagaaagaaactgtaaaaacaggcattattgtcgtAATGTGACCTTTCTGTCAGTCCTTGAATGCACCACAAGTTACGAAAGTATCCCTtagaaaaagaaaccaaaatgaATCTTAAAATTGTGAGacttctgtcaaaatcactttatcctACATGTACCATTTAAATCTCtcccaaaaataaactgtttttaataactagatcctgttaaaaacattaaattctgccatgattgattctgctgagaggaacgatcacgtgacaaatattcactgaaaatctgtttacttagagctgcagttatatattaatatactatatatatatatatatttatatatatatatattgcagtgaaatacaaggccataGTGAGTATAATGTAAAAGTTAAGTGCATAACATCCTTGCAAGAATACTTCCCTGTTGAAATGCATGTACTTCCTAAGTAAGTGCATTGTGTACATATTGTTCTAACAAAAGTATCCAAATTGAGACacagttactttaaaaaatatattttgaccaCAAGTTTGCAGAAATAAGTCTCTTTAAGAAAAGTTAAACTCTCTGAATTCtaaactttgtgtttcctttcaACATGCCTGGACTTATATAGGCACCTTTGATTCAGGTGTAGCTGCAGTGGAAAAATATTCTCAAGAAAAGTGAG
Coding sequences within it:
- the LOC131986525 gene encoding gap junction delta-2 protein-like isoform X1, with amino-acid sequence MGEWTILERLLEAAVQQHSTMIGRWPEKGDERDVRVALFLLDLILLTVVVIFRILIVGIVGEKVYEDEQIMFICNTMQPGCNQACYDKAFPISHIRYWVFQIILVCTPSLCFITYSVHQSAKARDRSYSLLHPYMDHHGHGHHGRHHDHHARKLHSRNINGILVHPDSSKEEHDCLEVKEIPNGPRGLPQTHKSSKVRRQEGISRFYVIQVVFRNALEIGFLAGQYFLYGFNVPGMFECDRYPCVKEVECYVSRPTEKTVFLVFMFAVSGICVLLNLAELNHLGWRKIKTAMRGVQARRKSICEVRKKDVSHLSQAPNLGRTQSSESAYV
- the LOC131986525 gene encoding gap junction delta-2 protein-like isoform X2 — its product is MGEWTILERLLEAAVQQHSTMIGRILLTVVVIFRILIVGIVGEKVYEDEQIMFICNTMQPGCNQACYDKAFPISHIRYWVFQIILVCTPSLCFITYSVHQSAKARDRSYSLLHPYMDHHGHGHHGRHHDHHARKLHSRNINGILVHPDSSKEEHDCLEVKEIPNGPRGLPQTHKSSKVRRQEGISRFYVIQVVFRNALEIGFLAGQYFLYGFNVPGMFECDRYPCVKEVECYVSRPTEKTVFLVFMFAVSGICVLLNLAELNHLGWRKIKTAMRGVQARRKSICEVRKKDVSHLSQAPNLGRTQSSESAYV